The DNA sequence CCATACTCGCTTGGAAATGGTCACTTACACGCCTGAAACTGACTGGTACGAAGGGATAGTGATTTTTCAATGCATGAGGAGCAGCTGACAAAATAGCCATTGTTCCTTTGCCACATCATGGGCTTTAAATTTTCCTGATTCTTGCATAGCCTATAGCCGGGGCAGGTTTTTATAGTGAAGTTTCACCCCTTGCATCAGAATCTCCGAGTCCTCGATCAGCGGGCTCCACCAATACTTGAGAGAGGCTCCTGTCATTTCAGTTAGACCAAAGCTTATTGTCAGGAGAAAGGACGGTGTGAGCACACAAGTGTAACTGAGTGCTTTTGGGTAGTTCTGGCGGGGTGCCCAGATGTATCTAAGCCAGTTAACACCATTGAACATCATTGATTCATAGTTCTTTGGTGGATCGAAAAGCTGTATGGCTATTTGTTCATCAATTGATTCCTGATCCCATCCGCGCGGCTCAAGTTCATCCTGTGTTCTGGTTCTGATGTTCCAGTTTTGTCCACCTTCGGATTCTAGATGAGCGTAGTAATCATCCTTTAAGTACTGCTCGAGCATGGCAGTATTGCCTACCTCAAGTGCCAAGCCATTTTTGACTCTCTCTAGTTGCCAGGATGTAGTGACGATGACATAAGGTTCTTGGGGAATGGGCAGAAACCGGGTCGGTTCCAACTTGGGACGTCCATATTTCCAATTGGTGACGCCCAGTTTCAGGGTGTCATGCTCAGTACGATACTCGTATGCGACTTCTAGAGCGGGGGGGCTATCCAGATCAACACTTGCCGGATACTTTGCCCCGCCACCGAAGGACGCGGCGGGCAAGTAAAACTCCACATCAACGGCACCGCAGTCCACCCGCCGGTGGTCACAGTGCTCAAGGTCCGGGCCACCGAGTATTTCCTTGAAGGGTGCAATAAAGGGGCGGGTCAGCCGCTTTAGAAACGAAGAGGGTGTCCGCCTATATCGCACGGGCGGGATTGTTGCTGCGAGTTTCGCCATTACTCAGGCCCTCCGCTCTGGTCGGTATTCCCTGGCTTAGGCTGCATGTTTATGGTTCCCGGTAAACTCCAGTTGATGGATATAAGTTTCCAGTCCGAGATACGGCAGTGTGTGGGGGCTGGCGACTGAGTCCTCTCCAAGCACTAGGCCCAGAAACTTCAGTGACCGCTTGAGACCACTTGAGCTTATGTTATTGCCTCCGGCAATGTTTGGCACGAAGTCGAACGGATTGTTGCGTTCCTGGTCAATTTTAATGCCAGCGTGGATGCAGGCCCGCCTGATGTTTGCGAGGTTGCAGCCAACGCCATGGAGGCTGACTTGTGTTGGGGCCTAACAGTTCTTTATCAAATAAAATATCGCTGACCGTTACCCGACGATCTTTATCAATGCCGTATTTGATCATGTAGTGGTAGCCCTTGAAGGGATACCGGGTTTTCAGAAGTCGCTGAAACCAGTTCTTCCTGGCTGCATCTGCTTCGATCTTGTTTGGGTATCTGACAATATCCAGCAATTCTTCGGTAACCTTGCTCCGGTCGAAATCGTTGAGCGCACAAAGCATCCGCAGGGCTTGGTCATTCAGAAAAAGCTGGCGCTCCAGTTCGTGGAATTGGGGGGAATTAGGGTGGTAGATAGTGCGGATCTGTTCATGCTTCTCCGCAGCGTCTTTCCAAGAATGGCATTGCGTAGCAAGCTGCTGCAGTTTGGCAGCACTGAGCATTTTTCGTGACATGATTCGTCCCTGTATTTTGTTAACGTCCGTGTACGCCCATGGTCCTTTTGGGTGCAGATTAGGAAGGTAACAAAATATAAACCGATAGTTCAATTATTCCGGATCGATTACATCTCTGAGGTCAAAAACACCCCTAGGGAAAGTCGCTTTTTTTCGGAAACAGTGGGAGCCGCTGTCTCCTGTGGGGCAGCCGTAATAGGATGGTTCGTAGTACTTACATCAAGTGCAGCCATACCTTTCAGTGGCGGGGGCTCCGCGGTATTTTCCGTTATGGCCTACGGGGCTGCCACAGCCAGTTCGCTGCAATGCGGAAACAGCTTGATGAGGACGAGAAATGAAATAACATCTCCTTATATGAATGACGAGCTTGATAATGAAGAATGGTACCAAAACGCTACTCTGGCACTCGATGTTATTTCTCTTGGGGGGGCATCGGCGTCCGGATTGATGACAGTAAGAGGGATAAAACTCCTCAGATCACAGGGCATAACAACACGCAGGGCGCTTGAGGGCTTAAGTAGGCAGGAGCGCAGGAGGCTGTCCCGGGAGATCGCCCGGTCAAATGCATCAGGTATTTCTAACCAAACACTGAAGGTAATGGAGCGGGCGGGCAAGATTGAGCGACGTTTTTCTAATGCAGCTATCAAGAAAACGACGATGCGTCAGATCAAAGATTCCATTGGAGCCACGCTGAGCTTTACGGGAAGTGCTACCAGTGGCGCGCTGGGAACTCTGGCCGTGGCGGTTGTTTCTGAGGAATGATTATGGAAAAGCAGTACAAAACACCAACTGACAAGGCGATGCCTGAGTATCAGGTGCTCCCGAAGGGGATGTGGCACATGCTTGGAGCCGTCATGTTGATGGTGTTTTCTCTGCCCATCGTGCTGATGTTGTTGTCAGCGTTGGTTTCGGGGTTGCTAAGCGAGCGAGCTCTGGTCTACTTGGAAATGGCGCTGCTGGTAGTCATGGTGTTGTTCTTGGCGACTCCGACGTTTCTCCTCTCAAGGGGATGGTCTGTCTGCCATCGGGTTTTACTTTGGCAAAACCTTTTTTATGTTCTGTTGCTTGCTGCGGCCACTTGTACATTGTTTTTTCTGGGCAGCACCGGGATGGCTTTTACTGGGCTGGCTGGAGTGATAATGGCCGTGCTCGCGGGTATGCTTTATCGATCTGAACGCTATGGTAATGTGGTGGAATATTACCGGCTTATTTGGTCGCAGCACCGATCGAATTCAAAGCGCTGAACGTGGGCGAGCCGTTCCTGCCTTTGTTCCCCGATTAAACGAACTCAAGGTCCAGAAATCGCTTCTTTAACCCCCCGGGGCGACTTACTCCAGGCGTGAAGGTAAGTGGCTTTTTCCATCCGCTGTCAGATTTTACCGTCAGCCTGCAGCGCTTTTCGTGGATGAAGCTGAATTCGATGGACTGTTCGCCAACAACGTTAAGGCCTTCCAGAGTCCCGTTAGCGAGATAGCCACCGAATTCCAGTGAGTCCAGAACCTCGGCGTTGCCTGCAATCAGGTAGATGCGCAAGGTTTCCTCGTATGGAACATCATCCGTGATAAACAGCAGATAGCGGTCGTCGTCTACCTGATACTGGGCCTCAATCAGAGCCCCTTTCTGTGGGCTGCCGAATGGCTCATCGCCTTTTATCAGCTGAAGGCAAGGGGTTTGACTATCGTCGGAGCTTTTGAGTAGCCTGGACGAAAACTGATCGGTTTTTTCCATGGGAGGACTTTGTCTCTGCAGTTTTACTCGTAAACGCCTGGGCGCTGGAGCCTTTTAAGGAAGTTGATGGCGTCCGTTTCCTTTCTGCTGGTCCAGCCATCCGCCATGATTTTTACCAACAGCTTGTTCAGTGGCCGGTGAAGTCGCAGGCCTTCTTCAATAGATCCCCTACGCTTGCGGACCAGCTCTATGTATTTGACAGCAACGTCGTCGGCATCCGAGTTGTAGTTGGTGTCGAGCTCGAGAAAGACCTGGTAGACCTCGTCCATTACAATTCCGGATTTCCTGATAAGGTCCTGAGCCATTCCGTGCTCATCCGTATAGAACATCCTGGTTCTCGGAGCAATTATGGCGGCGGAAGCCTGACGCTCCGGCCCGGCATATTCGAGGTATGCTTCATTTCCGACAACGGCCCCAAGAACGCCACCAATCGCTGCGCCCACAGCCATTCCGACCGGGCCAAACCAGATACCTGCAACAGCACCCCCAGCCATGCTCGCGCCGAATCCTGTACCTAATGTTGTAACCTCTCGGCCGGTAGCCCAGGTTTTGTTTTCGGAGGTGAAAATGTTGTAGAACGCGACGCCCGCCGTAATGACCCAACAAACCCTGGCGGACCATTTCATACTGTGCGCAAGCCGGGTTGCTGCACCACGATCACGGCCAGCGCTTTCAATGATTTCAACAAATATGGCTTCCTTTTCTGCTTCGGATGCAAGATCAGTAAAGGCCCTCCCGTATTTGTTTTTCGCGTATTTATCCAGAAGTTCAGCGAGTGCTTTCCCTTCTTTTTTCAATGATTCTGAGTATTTAAAGCCCATGCCTGTTTGCATGGCCCGACTCTTGACGAGAATGTCATTCCGCATTTGGTTGGCAAGTTCTGCTGCTTCTTTGCCAGACATTAATCCACGGTCATAGGCTGAAAGAGTATTTCGGGACATTTGTCGTATCTCTTGCAGATACCACATTCGAGCCTGACTGTTCTTGATCATCTCGTAGCTGAAATAGAGGGCCTGCACTTCCATGTGTTGGAGTGCCGTCTGAACCTCGTCCCTGGTTTTTATTGAACCTCCCATGTGTCTACTCCCTCAGAAATGGGTTGGTTTTCAGGAGGCCGTGAAGTTCTCACATCTGGTATGACATCGAACGCCTGTTCGCCCCACATTCGGCAATATGAAAATGGCCGATTAATTATGCGGTTACGAGGGCGTTAAGCGGAAAAGCAAAGACCGGTTAAAAGCGATTCCATGGCATACACCCTGTAGGCGTGACTGCGCAGATCGCTAATGTCTTTTCCCTGACATGCGGACCATCCCTGTTGATTTAATGCTACCCGTTGCAGTTATCTGAATTCAACAGGTTTCGAAGCGGTGATTAGAAAATGCGAAGTACTGGCGGTTTCTGAGTTGTCCCCAGCCCTGAGGAAATCCCGGGCCTCAGTTGCAGGAACCACTGCAGCCGATTCTTCGTCTGGTTATAATGGCGCACGTTTAATCATTCCAGAGAACCTTATGCCAATCGAAAAGAATCAAGTGGTCCTGTTTCACTACAGCGTCAGTGATGAACAGGGCAATGTTGTGGAAGACTCCCGCAGCGGAGAGCCGAATGCTTACCTGCATGGTCACGGCGGCATTATCCGGGGCCTCGAAGAAGCTCTGGAAGGGCGCGACGCTGGCGAAAGCTTCAGTGTTACCGTCTCTCCGGACAAAGCATACGGGCCGCGCAAGGCTGATGCCGTGCAGCGTGTACCAATCAAACATTTGATCGGTGCCAAACGCTGGAAGCGGGGCATGGTTGCCCAGGTACAGACAGAGCAGGGCCCGCGCCATGTGGTTGTCGCCAAGGTCGGCCTCAAATTTGCCGATGTGGACACCAACCACCCGATGGCCGGAAAAACTCTCACCTTTGATATCGAAATCATCGAAGTGCGTGCGGCCAGTCCGGAAGAGATCGCACACGGCCACGTGCATGGACCGGGCGGGCATCACTGAACGATTAAGCCTTTCAAAATGAATGCCTCTTTCACCCTGCGGCCTTACCAGCAGGAAGCCGTCGATGCCACCTTAAGGCACTTCCGCAAATCCGACGATTCTGCGGTTATTGTGCTCCCCACTGGTGCCGGGAAAAGTCTGGTCATTGCCGAACTGGCCCGCCTGGCCCGGCGCAGGATTCTGGTGCTGGCCCATGTCAAAGAACTGGTTGAACAGAACCACGGCAAATACCAGAGCTATGGGCTGACTGCGGGCATCTTCTCCGCCGGATTGAGGCGCAAGGAGAAGCGGCATCAGGTCACCTTCGCCAGCGTCCAGTCGGTATCGGCAAATCTGGACCGGTTCGGGGATGAATACTCATTGCTTATCATTGATGAGTGTCACCGGGTCAGCGGTGAGGAAACCAGCCAGTATCAAAGAATCATCGGGCAGCTGCGGCAACAGAACGACTCCCTCAAGGTGCTGGGGCTGACCGCTACCCCCTATCGCCTGGGTATGGGCTGGATCTATCGCTATCACTACCGGGGATTTGTCCGCAGCGAACAGGACAAGCCCTTTGTCCATTGCATTTATGAGTTGCCGCTGAGCTATATGATCAACCGGGGTTACCTCACAAAACCCGAGGTGGTAGACGCGGCGGTGGCGCAATACGATTTCTCGGCTTTGCCCCGCAACAGCTTTGGCGAATACGCGGAAAAAGACGTGAACCAGCTGCTGGGCAAACATCCGCGTGTGACCCGGGCCATTATCGAACAGGTGATGGAGCTGGCGGCCAGACGCCAGGCGGTGATGATATTTGCGTCCACGGTGGACCATGCGAAAGAAATCACCGGCTATCTGCCGGAACAGCAGACTGCCCTGATTACCGGCGCTACCGATCAGAATGAACGGGATTCCCTGATCCAGCGCTTCAAGCAGCGACAGCTGAAGTATCTGGTGAATGTTTCCGTTCTCACCACCGGCTTTGATGCGCCCCATGTGGACTTTATCGCCATTCTGCGGCCTACCCAGTCAGTGAGTCTTTACCAGCAGATCGTGGGCCGGGGCCTGCGCCTGGATGAAGGCAAGAAGGATTGTCTGGTGATTGATTACGCAGGCAACCGGGTCAACCTTTACCACCCGGAGGTGGGGGAGAAGAAACCCAACCCGGACAGTGAGCCGGTGCAGGTGTTCTGCCCGGCCTGTGGGTTTGCCAATATTTTCTGGGGCAAAACCGATGGCGACGGCCATGTGATTGAACACTACGGCCGCCGTTGTCAGGGGCTGCTGGAACCTGCCCAAGAGGGTGGGCCGGCAGCTCGGAATGCGCGCCCTGAACAGTGCGATTACCGCTTCCGCTTCAAGGAATGTCCCCACTGCGGTGGCGAGAATGACATAGCTGCCCGTAACTGCCATCAGTGCAAAAAAGCCATCATCGACCCGGATGACCAGCTCAGGGATGCCCTTAAGCTCAAAGATGCCATGGTGATCCGCTGCGCCGGGATCACCTTGAGCGCCCATAAAGAGAAACCCGACAGCAAACTGAAGATCATCTACCACGGTGAGGACGGGGAAGAACTCGGCGAATCCTTTGATTTCAGCCGCCCGGCCCAGCGCAGCGTCTTTAACAGATTGTTTGGCCGGCGTTTCGCCAGTGGCCAGACTCCGAAAGAGTTCAGCGGGATACAGGAGGTGCTCGAAGTTCAGACCCTGTTGCCCGCACCGGACTTTGTCATTGCCCGAAAACAAAAGCACTATTGGCAGGTGCAGGAACGGATATTTGATTATCAGGGTGCCTATCGCAAGGCGAATGAAGCCTGAAGCCTCCCTCCTGTACTGATTTGTTGATCTACTATAAAACTCTCCCGGAGACTGCGATGAACGAAGCCTGGCTGAAAGCCCTGCCCAAAGCGGAGCTGCACCTTCATCTGGAAGGCGCGCTCGAGCCTGAACTGATGTTTGCGCTGGCCCGGCGTAATGGCATTGAGTTGCCGTGGAATGATGTGGATGCAGTGCGACAGGCCTATGCCTTCAATAATCTGCAGGAATTTCTGGATCTGTATTACAAGGGCGCTGACGTGCTGCGCACTGAGCAGGATTTTTATGACCTCACCTGGGCTTATCTGCAGAAGTGCCAGGCCCAGGGCGTGGTGCACGTTGAACCCTTCTACGATCCCCAGACCCATACCGGGCGTGGCATTCCCTTTGAAGTGGCTCTCAATGGCATCCGTGAGGCCATGCGGGATGGCCGCGAGCAGATGGGGATTACCGGTGGACTGATTCTCAGCTTCCTGAGGCACTTGTCTGAAGACGATGCTTTCCGGACTCTTGAGCAGGCCATGCCGTTCCGTGACCAGTTCTTTGCGGTGGGCCTGGATAGCTCCGAACAAGGCAATCCTCCCAGTAAGTTCGAGCGGGTGTTTGCCAAGGCGCGGGCCGAGGGCTTTCTGGCGGTTGCCCATGCCGGTGAGGAAGGACCGCCCGAGTATATCTGGCAGGCGCTGGACCTGCTCAAGGTATGCCGGATTGATCACGGGGTTCGTGCTGCAGAAGACCCAAGGCTGCTCGACAGGCTGGCGGAACAGCAGATCCCGCTAACGGTTTGTCCGCTGTCGAATATCAAGCTGTGCGTGTTCCCGGACATGGCTCATCACAACATTCTGGAACTGCTGGAGCGCGGCCTGAAGGTCACCGTGAACTCCGATGACCCGTCCTATTTCGGCGGTTATGCGCTGGAGAACTTCGTGGCGCTGCGCGATGGCCTGGGGATGACCGAAGACCAGGCCCGCCGGCTGGCCCAGAACAGTATGGATGCCCGGTTGGTGTGACAGCCAATGGAGAATCCGAGCTGTTCTGACAGCCGGT is a window from the Marinobacter sp. ANT_B65 genome containing:
- a CDS encoding glycine zipper family protein; translated protein: MGGSIKTRDEVQTALQHMEVQALYFSYEMIKNSQARMWYLQEIRQMSRNTLSAYDRGLMSGKEAAELANQMRNDILVKSRAMQTGMGFKYSESLKKEGKALAELLDKYAKNKYGRAFTDLASEAEKEAIFVEIIESAGRDRGAATRLAHSMKWSARVCWVITAGVAFYNIFTSENKTWATGREVTTLGTGFGASMAGGAVAGIWFGPVGMAVGAAIGGVLGAVVGNEAYLEYAGPERQASAAIIAPRTRMFYTDEHGMAQDLIRKSGIVMDEVYQVFLELDTNYNSDADDVAVKYIELVRKRRGSIEEGLRLHRPLNKLLVKIMADGWTSRKETDAINFLKRLQRPGVYE
- a CDS encoding FKBP-type peptidyl-prolyl cis-trans isomerase; this translates as MPIEKNQVVLFHYSVSDEQGNVVEDSRSGEPNAYLHGHGGIIRGLEEALEGRDAGESFSVTVSPDKAYGPRKADAVQRVPIKHLIGAKRWKRGMVAQVQTEQGPRHVVVAKVGLKFADVDTNHPMAGKTLTFDIEIIEVRAASPEEIAHGHVHGPGGHH
- a CDS encoding DEAD/DEAH box helicase, which codes for MNASFTLRPYQQEAVDATLRHFRKSDDSAVIVLPTGAGKSLVIAELARLARRRILVLAHVKELVEQNHGKYQSYGLTAGIFSAGLRRKEKRHQVTFASVQSVSANLDRFGDEYSLLIIDECHRVSGEETSQYQRIIGQLRQQNDSLKVLGLTATPYRLGMGWIYRYHYRGFVRSEQDKPFVHCIYELPLSYMINRGYLTKPEVVDAAVAQYDFSALPRNSFGEYAEKDVNQLLGKHPRVTRAIIEQVMELAARRQAVMIFASTVDHAKEITGYLPEQQTALITGATDQNERDSLIQRFKQRQLKYLVNVSVLTTGFDAPHVDFIAILRPTQSVSLYQQIVGRGLRLDEGKKDCLVIDYAGNRVNLYHPEVGEKKPNPDSEPVQVFCPACGFANIFWGKTDGDGHVIEHYGRRCQGLLEPAQEGGPAARNARPEQCDYRFRFKECPHCGGENDIAARNCHQCKKAIIDPDDQLRDALKLKDAMVIRCAGITLSAHKEKPDSKLKIIYHGEDGEELGESFDFSRPAQRSVFNRLFGRRFASGQTPKEFSGIQEVLEVQTLLPAPDFVIARKQKHYWQVQERIFDYQGAYRKANEA
- a CDS encoding adenosine deaminase — protein: MNEAWLKALPKAELHLHLEGALEPELMFALARRNGIELPWNDVDAVRQAYAFNNLQEFLDLYYKGADVLRTEQDFYDLTWAYLQKCQAQGVVHVEPFYDPQTHTGRGIPFEVALNGIREAMRDGREQMGITGGLILSFLRHLSEDDAFRTLEQAMPFRDQFFAVGLDSSEQGNPPSKFERVFAKARAEGFLAVAHAGEEGPPEYIWQALDLLKVCRIDHGVRAAEDPRLLDRLAEQQIPLTVCPLSNIKLCVFPDMAHHNILELLERGLKVTVNSDDPSYFGGYALENFVALRDGLGMTEDQARRLAQNSMDARLV